In a single window of the Elaeis guineensis isolate ETL-2024a chromosome 4, EG11, whole genome shotgun sequence genome:
- the LOC105044015 gene encoding monooxygenase 2 — translation METVEDVVIIGAGIAGLATALGLHRMGVRSLVLESSDSLRAAGFGLATWNNAWRALDALGVGDSLRQSHVRLQGATVASATSGATTSQLTFTTQGKSGEHEVRCLRRNILLETLEKELPLGTVRYSSKVAAIEEDGYFKLLHLADGSTLKTKVLIGCDGVNSVVAKWLGLKKPAFTERSASRGFTEFPNGHGLKLEFVQYFGEGFRTGLLPCDEKTIYWFFTWIPSEQEKEVEQSATKMKQYILSKLKHSSVPEEFIHIIEISDLSNPVSAQLRYRWPFSLLWGDISKENVCVAGDAFHPMTPDLGQGGCSALEDSIVLARCLSEALLGEHNGGAEVEYDKIEKGLEKYSKERRWRSFKLIATAYVVGRIQQSNGAIIGFLRDKFLSRIMARLLLKIADFDFGKL, via the exons ATGGAGACCGTTGAGGATGTCGTGATCATCGGTGCCGGAATAGCGGGGCTAGCAACAGCTTTGGGACTCCATAG GATGGGAGTGAGAAGCCTGGTGTTGGAGTCGTCGGACTCCCTGAGGGCGGCGGGTTTCGGGCTTGCCACATGGAACAATGCTTGGAGAGCGCTAGACGCGCTTGGGGTAGGTGACTCTCTCCGGCAGAGTCATGTCCGCCTACAGGG AGCGACCGTTGCTTCTGCAACTTCTGGAGCTACGACATCACAGTTGACATTTACGACACAAGGGAAAAG TGGAGAGCATGAAGTTCGTTGCTTAAGGAGGAATATACTATTGGAAACCTTAGAAAAGGAGCTACCACTTGGCACGGTTAGATACTCTTCCAAAGTTGCTGCAATTGAGGAGGATGGCTACTTTAAGCTCCTGCATTTGGCTGATGGTTCTACCCTCAAAACTAAG GTCTTGATAGGTTGTGATGGAGTGAACTCAGTGGTAGCAAAATGGCTGGGTCTAAAAAAACCAGCATTCACAGAGCGTTCAGCCTCAAGAGGTTTTACTGAGTTTCCAAATGGCCATGGTCTCAAACTCGAGTTTGTGCAATACTTTGGAGAGGGCTTTCGTACAGGTTTATTGCCTTGTGATGAGAAAACTATTTATTGGTTTTTTACGTGGATTCCCTCTGAGCAAG AaaaggaagtggagcaaagtgcAACAAAAATGAAACAATATATATTGAGTAAGTTGAAGCATTCTAGCGTACCAGAAGAATTTATACACATCATAGAGATAAGCGACCTTAGTAATCCGGTGTCAGCTCAATTGAGATACAGGTGGCCATTTTCTTTATTGTGGGGGGATATAAGTAAAGAAAATGTTTGTGTGGCCGGAGATGCATTTCATCCTATGACTCCTGATTTAGGTCAAGGAGGTTGCTCGGCACTTGAAGATAGCATTGTTTTGGCCAGATGCTTAAGTGAAGCTCTTTTGGGGGAGCACAATGGAGGAGCTGAAGTAGAGTATGACAAAATTGAGAAGGGCTTGGAGAAGTATTCTAAAGAAAGGAGATGGAGGAGCTTTAAGTTGATTGCCACAGCTTATGTCGTGGGTCGTATACAACAAAGTAATGGTGCAATCATTGGTTTCCTCAGGGATAAATTTTTGTCTAGGATAATGGCTAGGTTGCTCTTAAAAATAgcagattttgattttgggaaaCTCTAA